From the Malaclemys terrapin pileata isolate rMalTer1 chromosome 13, rMalTer1.hap1, whole genome shotgun sequence genome, one window contains:
- the LOC128848194 gene encoding olfactory receptor 11A1-like, translated as MASPEQGNETSITEFILLGFGTLPELQILLFLLFLVIYIATVAGNILIVTLAVTDQHLHTPMYFFLGNLSCLETFYTSTILPSMLTGLLTEDRTVSFSGCLTQYYFFASLAGTECLLLSVMSYDRYLAICNPMHYAARMSGRVWLQLAGGSWLGGFLGSSIAMLSISQLTFCGPNDIDHFFCDLIPLINLSCNDPQLMEMLAFTLSLIFLLVPFLLTLMSYICIIATILRIPSTTGRQKAFSTCSSHLIVVTIYYGTLLIVYMFPTTNTLSDFKKVLSVVYTVLTPLVNPLIYSLRNKEVKEALRKACTRCRFGQC; from the coding sequence ATGGCGAGCCCAGAACAGGGAAATGAAACGTccatcacagaattcatcctcctgggatttgggaCGCTCCCTGAACTGCAAATCCTTCTTTTCCTGCTATTTCTCGTGATCTACATTGCAACCGTGGCTGGGAATATCCTCATTGTGACCTTAGCTGtgactgatcagcaccttcacacccccatgtacttcttcctggggaacttgtcctgcttggagaccttctacacctccaccatcctacCCAGCATGCTGACCGGTCTCCTGACTGAGGACAGGACTGTTTCATTTAGTGGGTGTCTCACACAATAttatttctttgcttctctgGCAGGTACGGAATGCCTTCTCTTATCagtgatgtcttatgatcggtatttagcgatATGCAATCCAATGCACTATGCAGCCCGTATGAGTGGCAGGGTCTGGCTCCAGCTTGCAGGTGGTTCTTGGCTAGGTGGCTTCCTAGGTAGTAGCATAGCAATGTTGTCGATATCACAGTTAACTTTCTGTGGCCCCAATGAtattgaccatttcttttgtgatcTGATCCCCCTGATAAATCTCTCCTGTAAtgatcctcagctgatggaaaTGTTGGCTTTCACACTCAGCTTGATTTTCTTACTGGTCCCTTTCCTACTTACTTTGATGTCCTACATCTGTATCATTGCgaccatcctgagaatcccttccaccactgGGAGGCAAAAAGCCTTTTctacctgctcctcccacctcattgtgGTGACCATTTATTATGGAACTCTACTCATTGTTTATATGTTCCCAACAACCAACACCCTGAGTGACTTCAAGAAAGTTCTCTCTGTTGTCTACACTGTCCTGACTCCTCTGGtcaatcccctcatctacagcctgagaaataAAGAGGTCAAGGAGGCTCTGAGGAAAGCTTGCACGAGATGCAGGTTTGGACAATGCTAG